The genomic region CATGTTGCCCAGCTCATCTTGCGAGACTGGGTATTTTAAATAGTGCCATCTGTGAATGTGGAACTGATGTAGGAGATATAGATCACATATTTTTTGCATGCCCCTTACTTGACCACTCTTCGTTTATATCCAACTTGATATCCCTTCGTATTCCATTTCCAACTCGTATGTTATGTTTACTACAAAATCCTATAAAGTTATACAACGCCTTATCatcatttataataagtaataacttaaagttataataatttatacatatatatatttgtatctaGTAACATTAAACGTAtctataataagtaaataataatataaatagtaatctatgtatatataaatatttcccaACTCCTCTGACTTAAATCCAAATCTCCTCACCTTAACCTTACCGCGAATTGTTTCCTTACCTTTTATCATACTTGACACTGGCAAATAGTCACATCTTCTTGCCatgaaaaccaaaaaaaaaaaaaaaaaaaaaagtatgtcTATGGTGGCTGTCGAGCAACGCTGTCGAGCTTTGCTGTCAAGTGTCAAGTCGAAGGCAATCGAACTTTCGAAGTTCGCATGCATTTacgatataaaattatattattaattaataatagaatataaaaCTGATACGTACTTACTACTTAGAAATAGAttagtttaaagttttatgtgagaaaagtttaaagtatatataataatgtgGGGTGATTCTTTGCTGATAGTTTTTATTTCGATATGCACTGCCTTACTAAGTgaaggtaggtattatttttaaaaataattcgcaGTGTACTAATTAAATAGCGTTAGATTAGTGGATGAAGCTTATGCTAAGTcacctattttaaattaatttctgaTGGGGactacaatttaataaaatcctaTGCTTACGTATATGGTTACCTATGCTTAGCTGAGCCTGAATTCACGATCTAATAATTTCTGCtagtgtaattttttaaacattttttttatttcatatattttttattactgataagcaagtaattattttactatttcagGATTGACTTGGATTTTAGTATATGGAACAGAGAAGTATCAGAAACTCAAAGTTGAAGTTGAACGTcaaagtaaaaaatgtatgattttgtgctttaaatattgaagttcgatgtttttgaaatttattattttttggtataattaacattaaaacatataatttttgtttgttgttgaAGTGGAGCGACGCAAGGAGGTTCATGGTGATTCTTTAGATAAACAACATAAGAAAAAGATTGAACGTGAGGAAGAGaggcttaaaaataataatagggaTCTCAGTTTAGTCAAGATGAAGTCTATGTTTGCCATTGGATTTGCTTTTACAGCACTTCTTAGCATGTTCAATAGCATGTaggtatcaaataatataaaattatagaaaaaatatcataCTCAATCCATTTTGTTATTTCTCTTGTAAGTTAATACAGTcttctaaatgaaataaaaaagaaacacaaCTCCTTTTCACATATTAAGCATAATTGTTCGATTCTAGAAACTTGTTTTATAATGCAGTTTATAAGTTAAGCTATGCACGTAAAtgtgtaatttatatatttttatttgattataaaatagcttttaattgatttgatttttcaGATTTGATGGAAGAGTTGTTGCAAAACTGCCTTTTTATCCAATTTCATGGATTCAAGGTTTAAGCCACAGAAATTTGCCTGGTGATGATTATACTGACTGCtcattcatatttttgtatattttatgtacaatGAGTATCAGGTAAATGTACTTTTTCATTAGTTGGTAATAAGTATATCacttaataatatagattCTATAATTtgaactaataataattttatttttcaggcAAAATATTCAAAAGCTTTTAGGATTTGCTCCATCAAGAGCTGCATCCAAACAAGGTGGTGCATTATTTGCTGCGCCACCTggacaatttaaataaatcacaaagTACACACAGTAATAGCTAAAATGTtagcaaaaataaatgtacagtaatccaaaagtaataatgcgcatagaaatcttcgtcactgttcggcaactgtcatattctcggagcgtccgaagatgatatctatatagagcggttaaatgcattttcttcatgcataatttagtcaaattatatgttttgtgctaaaagagattaatatgtatttttaggtAAGTAACGATGTTGTTTCGATAATTCCTTGTAAGTAAATAGCGAGTATAACCCCACGATtgcgaatatattatctttgttggattgatttacttggaaaattgtatagtacttttaaaattgtatagtgTCTTACTTAAGATGGTGTAATGATGGAAGAAAAGaaggttaaaataacacaaaatttatattgtataaagtatggttttcaaacacaggtttatatttaaaccatattttatgtaaatcttatcattaaaatttcagttcaaaagtatttaaagtactgatcattcttcaatattatgacaattaaaaaaaaataaaaacaatgaaaatcagggattatctttatttctgacattttagatacatcagaactcttcttcattttcactttccctACTGCCATCACCTGTGTTAATCATTTCatcgattaattcaattcacctttaaaaacaaaaccaagaaGGGTACGTAAtagcagctctatataattccacacagagagaacacgtgcagtcaccaccaatatttaaagacaactgacggatttttgagttttttgactgacaggctaccgtcacctaccgcccgatttgtttttgattgtgtatgaccgtgaattgacttctatttcttttgaacaatgtgtaaaatgcaagttcgttgtttagggctcttacgattcaatgattcgagtgtcttcggaaatacgacaattagcgaagatttgcatgcgcattattaattttggattactgtactgtattgataatttaataccATAGAAACTAGAAAAATGATAGTTTGTATAGActacagtgtttcttttttttttcatgataAATTGTTACTGTCAAtgtatttcttaattttatgtttttaatttttatttaacggtatttatatttatttttccttgttgtttcattttaaGAAAACATAATGGTTTTTCttcatgttattttaaattgatggaattttatgatttttatgtCAATGTTTCAGTAccatagaaaataaaacaattcaatattatgatgacacgtttttatttttatacaataagttagtaaatattaaagtcAACTAGAGGTTCATTTACTAATATTCTATCAAAACCTAATCTTGTTAAATCAGTGGTTGTGTAACGGCCTTCAACAATTAATTCAGCTATGGCTTTTCCTATGCCCGGTGAATGCTGGATAcctgataatataaaaatcaaaatagcagataaatgttataaaaatatacttatcaaaaattttaaataaaattttacctaATTTTCCAAATCCGGTGgctaaaattacattaatatgATAGGGATGTGGGCCTATAATACCTGATTCATCATATGTATTACAGTCATAAACTTCAGAATCTAAGTTATTCACCTGAAACAAAAAAGTAGATATAGAAATCTGACAAAATGCTATAGTATTGCAATTCTGAGCAATGAGAATACATACTTTCATATCTGAAAAGCTTGGAAATCTATTGTGTAAAGAAGGTTTAAATATTCTTTCATAATTTTCTTCATTTGATAAATGCTTATCAGACTTCACTGGTATTTGTCCAcaaataagattattttttaatccatTTCTTCGTAACCATAAGCCAGAAGAGTCCATTACTAAAGGAGAATTCAGGCCAATTGAAGCTTTAGCCGAATTTTCACCCAAAGAATAAAGATTTACTTCCCTGAAAAAATGTTGATGAATGATTTAATATATACtgatagataataattgtgGCTTTGTTAATAATGcagaaatatataattttattttgcaatgaCAATCTAGTTAAGTTGCTTTAGATcaatatcatattaatatatcaatgaaataaaaactaaatataatattacaatgcaTTTACCTTTTCTCTATAGGTAAAGGTATTGATAGAAGTGCATTATCATTTTCACCTTTCGCCAATTTCAGTACTTCTGGTGATTCATATCCATTTGCTAATATACAGACAGCAAATTTTATGGCTCTTTCTTCATTTTccttatttctataaattacTCTAGTTAGTTTTTGATAAGACATAGGTTTGACACCTTCTATTAATACATCTCTTTGGTTATCAACCTCAAATCCGACCACATTACCATTAACATAAGTTGCTCCTAGCTCTATAGATTTTTCCATCATACCTCGCAACAGTGCGGAGGAATCAAATACACCTTCACATTCTGTGCTTAAACATCCTGTAATGCAGTGATTGAAATGTAAGtgttaaattgtataatactattattatatttttttaatattacagtcAAATTTACCAAGTTTCACATCAGATACATTAATCCAAggatattttttcttaatctgTTCAGGGGAAAGCAATTCATTTTTGATGGCATACTCTTTAAGTACAGAAACATTCCTTTCTAATAAATCACAATAGTTATCACTTGCAAGGACTAAATAGCCATGCGGTTGAAACCTTACATTAACATTTGTACCCAAATGTTCTTTtgtatttcttataaaatcagcACTGAATTTTGATAACAGGATATTTTCTGGCAATGAAAAATGATGGCTTATTATGCCTATAGGAATTTTTCTTGGAGCTGAATTATTCTGAAACATTTAAATGGGTTAAATAAGATGTAATAATTGATTGAGGtgtattcaattattataataatgtagcAAGAAACATACAAACTCTCTATCCAAAACAACTACATTTAAGCCTTTTCCCGCTAAAATCTTCAACCAATAAGCTGCTGATGATCCTAAAAATCCTCCACCAATTATTACTATGTCTGCGTGTTCGGGATGCTTTGAAGGAGGAGTTTCTGTTAACTTTCCAAATCGAATATCGCCTGTTAAAGCTTCAAAAGTTCGTtgaaacggattttgatgttgCACATAAGTTctgatattaatatatttacgtGAATAAATTTTGGTTATTGAGAACATTTTGTAGCAGAAATAtagctttttttttattatcgaTCCAAACTAAGagttcattataaattttaactatggttaaaataattattatattacttttgaGAAACTCTCGTTGATTGATGATTCTTTTTTCATTAATGAAATCAAATGAAAtgattaaactttaaagataaattattttcagttataattatattgtaggTACGACTTTGACATTTCATTGGACAACTGACAAGTGATTGATAAtaatcacagataataattgAAGTGAACCACGACCACAACCACGACAACTGTGACGACAACCCTACTAGGTACATGTCAATAAATAGATTCCACCTTGATTCCGCCCTTACGTAAGgccgtattcagaaagaaagctggaAATTTATacgcgcttatcggcgcttgtcagcACTGGTTCGTTCTACACAAAGGAAGCCGGTTGAATTGAAGCAAACcaagataaattttatatgtcagCGCCCAGCTCTGACCAGCGCGTGTTGAAGGTTGCCGGCGTCGTTCAGCACTTATCGGCGcgtgttcatatattttccagCGTGGGTTACCAGCGCTGACAAGCTTCGGTAAGCGCTTataagggcgtattcagaaagaaagcttaaaacttataagcgcttatcggcgcttaccggcgcttgtcagcgctggtaacccgcgcaggaaaatatatgaacacgcgccgataagcgctgatCAGCGCCGACAAGTTCCGATAAGCTTCAACAAGCGCTGGCTAGCGCTGGGCGCtgccatataaaatttgttttggtcTGCTTCAACCTGCTTCCTTTGTGTAGTACGAACCAGCgttgacaagcgccgataagcgcttataagtttcatgctttctttctgaatacgccttgaacttagagcattaaaccaacCGGAGACGACACGCGCAATTCTTTCATAGTCAAAAAGTCTGTCATTTCCTGCGGGGGGAACGagtaaacacatttaaatagtGTTAACACAAACGCATTTTGAGATTACGTCGCTACAACACGCACACGACAAAATAATCAAACACCAGCATGACTATACACATACAAGTACAAACCTTggtacaaacacacacatagacACCGTGTCTGTATTCAACGTCAATGTAAACATCGATAGTGGGAAAACGCGTCGATAATTTAagtcgataataattataatacttatcgATACTTTATGGTCAATgaatttagaattttaattttaatgataaattaaatatttgtgacATCTAAGTATTCATAACGAATAACAAGTTGAGAGGTCGTCGTGACGTCGATTTGACACtttcaaaacaataaatatgcgTGACAAAAATAAAGATGTAGTATAACCTCTATAGccgtatatattatattactctaTGCTCTATAGTAATTTTCtagttttcaaaaattcatatctcaaaaactaaaagtttccGTCAATTGCAAATTTTAGATTTAGGTTCCATAGGACAACAGCTAaccagaaaaaaaattacgccTCTCAACTCGACGTCCCATAAAGTCATTTAGCCTATTACcatttttttgtgaatgtcacaatttacatataaaacaagaaataGTGAACAAAAAGACAGCTTCGTCGTTCatttacatcatttatttacaaatatttacatttattttaacgcaGTAACACTAGTTAGTGCTAGTCCGTTTAGGAGTCCATGAAACATGATTCGCATTCGGAGATCGAATCCAAACATCCCGAATCACAACAGCTTTTAGAAATCTGAAAAAAATGAGAATGAAACAAActgataaaatttatcatcatcagccaTACCTAAGACGCCCACGGCtggataaaatttatatcgatattatttttttaccgtCCCATCCCTAATTTTTATGCAGTGATACCAGAATAACGAATTAAAAATGCCTTTTTACGTACATGTTACGAACGTAAGTAAttgcattataattaataaaatacaaacttaaacttagtacactataaaatattaaaaaaaactcgttcaacttcgcgagtagtgtagAGGGGGTGGCCTTGAACGCCCATAACCCTTAAACGTCGTATTCACGGTCCATCTTGACCTTAGATATCTTGACGTACGTCCCGCCAAGGTCATACACGATGCACGACGCAAAACGACCGTGAATAGTCTTGACGtacgtcaataattattattattacgttgCTGGATGTGCACGACGAATTTTTCGTCCAGCGAGCATCCCCACCACCGCGAACGTCGTGCAAGCGCATCGTGCATCGTGCATGCTTGATCGTGAATAGGCTTGCTGTACAGCAGATCAGTGTTGCCAAcagaaattaatgtaaatacttggaaacgtggcctattgatatgatttttttgtgataactTAGTAGTTAGTTTAGTTTTGTGATAACGTAGTGagtacatgagcaagcaagaaacagttatttatatttttatgtacacaggaaatacccaattatcattacttttggatcaacctagtacacATGGACAGTTTATATTcagaagttattattttaaaagaactccAAGGCGAATTGTTGAATAACAAAGATTTTATGCAAAAGTCCACTGCAGAAAAatggcaatttattttaaaaaaatgtcctaacgaatttgtttgtttaaaaaaaatgattagcTATATTATACTCTCTGTTCCCGTCACTTCAGCATTTACTGAAAGAGTCTTTTCGGTCATGAATGTGAAGTGGCGGGAAGAGAGAAACCGagcttcattaaaaattaattaaaaatgagctcttgaaataaatttagatttggAATGTTTGGATtcatataattcatttaaaaataatgaaaaattcttaggTACtgcaaaaagtacaaaaaaacacatttttaaaaatatttatttactctttatacATCCAGCACAGTGGATTTCTGGTGGTTTCAGAGGTCTCTTCTGGTGGGTAGCTTGATACTTCGGTGGCAACACTGGCAGCCTTGAGCTGACGTACAGCGGGGATGGACCGTGAATATGCGTCGTGCATCGTGTATGACCTTGGCGGGACGTACGTCAAGATGGACCGTGAATAAGACGCTTTACTCTTTGGTCTGTTTCTTTGTCTATGGCACTGGCAAGTGGCAGTGACAATTGACAACAGACAAAATATGACAATGATTGTCTTTTTGACATATTCAGCCTTACTTATAAAAACTGACTGATCTGTTGCTTAAACACCTCTCAGTTAAACAACTCTCAACTCCTTAAacaatgattaaaataatcttactTATAAACCTCTCTCAGCAGTCTCTCAACTAAGTAacgtcaatatatttttttctagtaaCATTATCGAAATAAAACCCGCTATTCACGAAAAACTTGACtaaaaatgtactttttgACAAATATGAATGGTagactttattttgtatgacatttaactgcgaataaactttcaaaatataaatatgtcatttttttgttatttaatttatgatttaGCAATTGCTgtgatttatgtaaaattatgtttaatgtttatcatatttgtagagtgaaaaatcaaataactGAAAATGagcatcaattattattaatcctCCTTGCAAAAAAGCAGGGAAGAACTTATGAAGCAACAACAAGAGTTGCATGAAATTACAATCCAACAGGAAAGGGAGACTCATGAAAAAAGGCTCTAAATACTTACTTTGGAAgaggaatattataagaaaacaataataaatttacaaatatatgaaaatatttatttaattataaaaataagtttcaatATGGCTGTGTTGATGTTTTCCCTTGTTTTTCGCATTCATCTTCTTATTCTTCTACATTATTAGGGACAGTTggatttgttaattgattttcaatGCCTGTAGGATCtagaaagtaacaaaaaaaaaaagaattaaaatatggaTAGGTATCATTTATGTATTggcattattaaatatactttgTTTGCATATGAAAGTAGTTTGCGTAAATACCTACCTTGATTTAAAATAgactcattaattattattagtattgttAAATTGTGCAAAACTGCACCAGCAATAATCGTGATCTTGATCACGTGGAGGAATCCTCACAACGTTTCATTGAGAATGCGGAATCTTTGCTTCCACACCCCGAAGCAACGCTCGACAGTTATAGTAATTATTCCTCGTTCGCATGTGACTCAGATCGTACAATATGCTTCCCAAAACTACGACCGGAATTCTTCTTCTTTCAGGTCCAGAGAATTCACGCTCTGTTTTTTTGACGCCTACGAATTCTAAAATCACGAAGCACCTGCACATCATTCGTAAAATCTTTACTCAAACTATCAATATCCATTTTACCAGAGTTATTTTACTGCGAAgtgaataaaaacacaaataatatactcttGGCAACTACAAAACGTCAAAtgtttgacaatatatccGCCATGATGTCTCtcaaatagatttaaaacagGGTCGGACGTTTCttaaattttgacattatttAACTGTTACTTAAACACCTCTCAACACTGAATTGAGTTTATAAGTGAAAAAAACGTTGATCAACAGCTAAGAGGGGCTCTTAAATTTGAGAGACGTTTATAAGTAAAGCTGATTATGTCCTACAAAGTAAAGTACAAAAAACACAGTAAATAAATTACCGTGCTTTGCTttgtatttcaaaaaataaccTACAAAATTGCACTATTTGAAAGATTATAttgactataaataaaaattattaaatgtaatattatttattttatgttacagtAATCTAAGCCggtaaatataattgaatttaagTTTATAATGGATTCTAAATACACATCATTTGGAAAGGACAAAGATCAGATTCAGAAGAGACATTTCGATATTAAGGCAAAAAGGATTAAGCTAAGTATCGATAATAAGAAGCCGGTTGACCAAaaacttgaaaataaaataaatggatCCGTTCTTCCTACAAgtaataatgttaatgttatcTCTGAAGATTTTCAACAGTCCAGAAAATTATTGCCAGTTTACACTGTTCGAAATAGGCGAGTTTGTTTATCCTtgtatgataattaatataaaataagattgGTTTCAGAAacattttgcaattttttcttaattttagaCTTATTGAAGAGATAAAGAAGTACAGCACAATGATATTGATAGGTGAAACAGGGTGTGGAAAAACTACCCAAATCCCCCAGTTAATTCATGAGCATAGGCTCGAAGGCACCAGTAGAATAGCTGTTACACAACCTAGGAGAGTTGCAGCTATCACACTAGCGCTCCGAGTGGCAGCTGAGATGAAAACAGAAATAGGATCCATTGTGGGGTAAAGTAAATTGACAATTCACACACACAatgcttaattttatatttttttgaaattatgGTAGTTTTGTATTGTAACtcaatttttttagatattctgTTAGATTTGAAGATGTGACAAGTccacaaacaaaaattaaatatttaactgaTGGTATGTTATTGAGGGAGGCTATTATTGACCCACTGTTATTGAAatattctattataattttggaTGAGGCTCATGAAAGGACTGTGAATACAGATGTCTTATTTGGGATAGTGAAATTGGCACAAAAAGAAAGAAAGTTCAAACCGAATAAGTTAAAGGTATATGTTTtaggaatttatttttgaatttaaattagtgTTAAAAGATTAATGTTAAGAATATAGtgaaatatacaattaagaaTGTGTTAAATTTACTGTATAATCTTTACTTactatatacaatttttaggtaattattatgtcTGCTACAATGGATGTtgatacatttagaaattattatgACAATTGTGCAGTAATATACCTAGAAGGACgcacatttccggtaacaatATATCATTCGCTAATAAAGCAGGATGACTATCAATATTCTGTGGTTTGTGCTATATTCCAGCTACATGTTACTACACCGGCCAAGTAAGCATCATGCATAGTACTGAAATTTGAAGCACTAAATACTagtattttagtttaattttaatatattatgcatcATTTGTATAACTCggaatttttaatgatttcagTCATGATTTTTTAGTATTCCTCACTGGCCAAGAGGAAATTGAAACTGTAATGGCAAACATCAGGCAAATAGCAAAGGTGAGTTCATGTTTTACATTAGTCAGTATTGACATTCGAAAtcgaaaatttaacaataattccaaaagttttcaaacttcgGTCAAGTGAATGGTACATAGGGACGAAAAtctcaatcaatcaatcaaatctCATTTTGCAACCTTGTCCGTAGTCCGGAACATagttaaaattgcaattattttattttttgcttgtatggttgtgaaaaaaattccaaaagttcGGCAAACTTGGGGAAgttttcgatataatatttcatatcacATATTAAATTTGCAACTTAATTTGGAATTATTGTGAATTGATTGTCTTGACTGACTGGAGTATTTGAacattttgcatttttttcaattaaatagtttttgtaattataaacttgataagttaaaaattacatttcccaacgtgtagaatcaacaaagctaaaaacagtgtaatatttatggcaattaaaatatataataaaataccggGCAATTTTAAGGAACTACCAGTAaatcttttcaaaaataaactgacGAACTGGCTAatggtaaaacaattttatgacattgaAGAATTTATGACTTTGAAGTAGTGTAAACTGAATTGTGTGTGATAAGTGAAGTGTGTAGTGATATAATCGTGTAAATCGTAGTGCGTTCGCgtaattgtgaaaattgaattgtgtgtacatttaaataattagacttattaactttcttttttaatatttgcagaCCCAATcaatgggtagaatgtattagccaGTTAGCCACAtaacattgtaattaaaacatctaGAATCTGTAACTACatttttgcaaataaatataatttgaatttgaattttgaatttgatataaaaactttcaataaaaactttgCAAATTTTAGGAATCACAAGGGCCACCTATAAGGGTTTGTCCATTATATGCTGGTCTTCCAGCTACAAAACAATTGCAAGTGTGGCAACCTGTGCCTGCTGGAATGAGGAAAATTGTCTTAGCAACAAATATAGCTGAAGCATCTGTAACGATTCCACAAATCAAATGTGTTATAGACACTGGAGTTGTCAAAGAAAGGTAAGGTCCAATAAGAACTACTTTtccattcatttttttaattcttcacTTCAAGACACTCGCCTTGTATCCGCAAGATCCAACGAAAGCAGCACGGTCACAAACTACGTAcgattttgtatattattctacgtaaaaataaagaattccGTTCGCACGAGAGCAAATACGTCAATCAGTGCAAACGCAAggcattaatatattattataacattactTTCAAGCTGACAATGATGTAACGAAACCGGtcgtttttatattaaaaattgagaAGGATATAAAATTGGAAATAATGAATTGTGTGTTTCTTGAGACATCTAAACtatgtataaaatgtaattccaTCGAGAGGTAACAATAGAAAGTATAAATTACACTATAAAAGTGCTTTTCTACCAGAAATAGCGAGGgatgtgtttgtaaagaacCAATCATATTAGCGTTTGtaagcgatactattggtcCTTTACGAACACATCCCTGCTACGCATCCTCGTACGTCTCTGGTAGAAACGCAGCCTTATGCTgtttaactataaaataaaataaataaataaaaagcccATTTATTTCCAATCCACAAGAAAAGTTTTGATACAAGTAGTTTACATACTTAAAgctattttacatattaaaattacactattttttaacttaaattttaattactaatacttatttcattttctttacatttttgatgTTACATCCAGTACCAGTACCATTGATTGGAACCCCATCTCGGGTATAGGCCTCCTCCAGCTTTTTCCAGGTATCTCTGTCCATTGCCTTTTTTCTCCATTCGTTCCctgctatattttttatatcttctATCCACCTTTTTTAGGGCGTCCTACCTTTTTTTACCGTTTGTTTAACTATATCTTATCATAACTCAACTGAACGCTAGGACGTGGTGTACGACAACGGGCGCAGAGCGGCTCCGCGTGGTACCGTGCTCGCAGGCGGCGTGCTGGCAGCGCGCGGGGCGGGCGGGCCGTACCGCGCCCGGCGCCGCCTACCGCCTCTACACGGCTAGCGAGTTCGCTGCGCGCCCGTTGCACAATACGCCGGAGATATTGAGGCAAGTATGATGTGAATCTTCTTATGATGTGATACTAAATTCGTCAtcttactccatgacgcgcctaaagaagttgaagtagaaaaaatgttgttacttaagatgttagctatcttgtcctgcgaggttgctggtgttttacaactaaccctgtatatatatTACGTTGGTACCTATTACATAGCTCCATAAAGTATGTGATCTACGAAGCTTAAAGATTACACATATTGGAAATAtctgttaaaattttaattaatagtataaagaattaaataattgtggTATTACcagaaaacaatttaaacacagtctaactttaaaccaggaATTTGTCA from Colias croceus chromosome 3, ilColCroc2.1 harbors:
- the LOC123705861 gene encoding calcium load-activated calcium channel encodes the protein MWGDSLLIVFISICTALLSEGLTWILVYGTEKYQKLKVEVERQSKKLERRKEVHGDSLDKQHKKKIEREEERLKNNNRDLSLVKMKSMFAIGFAFTALLSMFNSIFDGRVVAKLPFYPISWIQGLSHRNLPGDDYTDCSFIFLYILCTMSIRQNIQKLLGFAPSRAASKQGGALFAAPPGQFK
- the LOC123705862 gene encoding ATP-dependent RNA helicase DHX33, coding for MDSKYTSFGKDKDQIQKRHFDIKAKRIKLSIDNKKPVDQKLENKINGSVLPTSNNVNVISEDFQQSRKLLPVYTVRNRLIEEIKKYSTMILIGETGCGKTTQIPQLIHEHRLEGTSRIAVTQPRRVAAITLALRVAAEMKTEIGSIVGYSVRFEDVTSPQTKIKYLTDGMLLREAIIDPLLLKYSIIILDEAHERTVNTDVLFGIVKLAQKERKFKPNKLKVIIMSATMDVDTFRNYYDNCAVIYLEGRTFPVTIYHSLIKQDDYQYSVVCAIFQLHVTTPANHDFLVFLTGQEEIETVMANIRQIAKESQGPPIRVCPLYAGLPATKQLQVWQPVPAGMRKIVLATNIAEASVTIPQIKCVIDTGVVKERTWCTTTGAERLRVVPCSQAACWQRAGRAGRTAPGAAYRLYTASEFAARPLHNTPEILRCPLAATLLMLIATGMDPSTFPLIDAPSSDSVQASIILLKELGAIENESNPKLTTLGKKMTAFPIDPKYSRIILNATEYNCLEEALSLVAVMSSENVFYTPLHKREEAIKVKQKFVSPLGDHITLLNVFKAFCKAPLKKQWCKENYLNHKNLSYACDIRHQLLSICQRLNMEVMSCGTALDQLLKCLLSGLFTNCAWARGGATGGVGRYVTASNTAASIHPASVLHSIRPPPPALLYSELLHTRRAYLVTVSVIDANWLHQVAPEYARRCRASR
- the LOC123705863 gene encoding FAD-dependent oxidoreductase domain-containing protein 1-like → MFSITKIYSRKYINIRTYVQHQNPFQRTFEALTGDIRFGKLTETPPSKHPEHADIVIIGGGFLGSSAAYWLKILAGKGLNVVVLDREFNNSAPRKIPIGIISHHFSLPENILLSKFSADFIRNTKEHLGTNVNVRFQPHGYLVLASDNYCDLLERNVSVLKEYAIKNELLSPEQIKKKYPWINVSDVKLGCLSTECEGVFDSSALLRGMMEKSIELGATYVNGNVVGFEVDNQRDVLIEGVKPMSYQKLTRVIYRNKENEERAIKFAVCILANGYESPEVLKLAKGENDNALLSIPLPIEKREVNLYSLGENSAKASIGLNSPLVMDSSGLWLRRNGLKNNLICGQIPVKSDKHLSNEENYERIFKPSLHNRFPSFSDMKVNNLDSEVYDCNTYDESGIIGPHPYHINVILATGFGKLGIQHSPGIGKAIAELIVEGRYTTTDLTRLGFDRILVNEPLVDFNIY